CGCTGCCGTGGCACTTCGGGCAGGTCTGCTGAATCGAGAAGAAGCCCTGCTGCACCCGCACCTGGCCGTGGCCGTTACAGGTGGGGCAGGTCTTGGGCTGGGTGCCGGGCTTGGCGCCGCTGCCGTGGCAGGTGCCGCATTCCTCGACGGTGGGGATGCGGATGGTCTTTTCGGCGCCGCGCGCGGCTTCCTCGAGCGTGATCTCGAGGTTGTAGCGCAGGTCGGCGCCGCGATAGACGTTCGAACGCCCGCCGCGGCCGCCGCCGAACAGATCGCCGAAGATGTCGCCGAAGGCATCGGCGAAGCCGCCCTCGAAACCCTGACCGCCGCCGCCCATCGACGGGTCGACGCCGGCGTGGCCGTAGCGGTCGTAGGCCGCCTTCTTCTGCGGGTCTGAGAGCATCTCGTAGGCCTCCTTGGCCTCCTTGAACTTCTCCTCGGCTTCCTTGTTGTCCGGATTGCGGTCCGGGTGGAACTTCATGGCCAGCTTGCGGTAGGCCTTCTTGATCTCGTCGTCGCCGGCGTCGCGGTTGACGCCGAGGACTTCGTAGTAATCCCTTTTGGACATGGTGCGTCGCTCAGTCTGGTATCAAGCAAAGGCCGAGCCGGCACCGGAGCAGGGCTCCGGCGGGGCTCGGCCGCGAAGGATTCGCCAGAGTGACGATTACTTCTTGTCCTTCACTTCGGTGAATTCGGCATCCACCACGTCGGCGTCGTCGGCCTTGCCACCGGTCTGCTGACCGCCCGCGGCACCCTGGGCGCCGCCTTCGGCCTGGGCCTGGGCGTACATCTGCTCGCCGAGCTTCTGCGCAGCCGTCGCCAGTGCCTGGCTCTTGGCTTCGATGCTGTCCTTGTCGCCGCTCTTGATCGCCTCTTCGGCGTCCTTGATCGCGGCTTCGATCTTGGACTTCTCGTCGTCCGACAGCTTGTCGCCGTACTCGCCCAGGGCCTTCTTGGTCGAGTGGATCAGCGCGTCGCACTGGTTGCGTGCGTCGACCAGCTCGTGCGCCTTCTTGTCTTCCTCGGCGTGCGCCTCGGCGTCGCGCACCATGCGCTCGACTTCCTCGTCCGACAGGCCGGAGTTGGCCTGGATCTTGATCTTGTTCTCCTTGCCGGTGGCCTTGTCCTTGGCCGACACGTGCAGGATGCCGTTGGCGTCGATGTCGAAGGTGACTTCGATCTGCGGCATGCCTCGCGGCGCCGGCGGGATGTCGGAGAGGTTGAACTGGCCCAGGCTCTTGTTGCCCGAGGCCATCTCGCGCTCGCCCTGCAGCACGTGGATGGTCACGGCCGACTGGTTGTCATCGGCGGTCGAGAACACCTGCGAGGCTTTGGTCGGGATCGTGGTGTTCTTCTGGATCAGCTTGGTCATTACGCCGCCCAGGGTCTCGATGCCCAGCGACAGCGGGGTCACGTCGAGCAGCAGCACGTCCTTGACCTCGCCCTGCAGCACGCCACCCTGGATGGAGGCGCCGACGGCCACGGCCTCGTCCGGGTTCACGTCACGGCGCGGCTCCTTGCCGAAGAACTCCTTCACCTTGTCGATGACCTTGGGCATGCGGGTCTGGCCGCCGACCAGGATCACGTCGTCGATGTCCGAGACCTTGAGGCCCGCGTCCTTCAGCGCGATGCGGCAGGGCTCGATCGAGCGCTCGATCAGGTCCTCGACCAGCGCTTCGAACTTGGCGCGGGTGATCTTGATCGCCAGGTGCTTCGGGCCCGAGGCGTCGGCGGTGATGTAGGGCAGGTTGATCTCGGTCTGCTGGCCGGAGGACAGCTCGATCTTGGCCTTCTCGGCCGCTTCCTTCAGGCGCTGCAGTGCGAGCACGTCGTTCTTGAGGTCGACGCCCTGTTCCTTTTTGAATTCGGTGACGATGTAGTCGATGATGCGCTGGTCGAAGTCCTCGCCACCCAGGAAGGTGTCGCCGTTGGTCGCCAGTACTTCGAACTGGTGCTCGCCGTCGAGGTCCGCGATCTCGATGATCGAGATGTCGAAGGTGCCGCCGCCGAGGTCATACACCGCGATCTTGGAGTCGCCCGGCTTCTTGTCCATGCCGAAGGCGAGCGCGGCCGCGGTCGGCTCGTTGATGATGCGCTTGACTTCGAGGCCGGCGATGCGACCGGCGTCCTTGGTGGCCTGGCGCTGGCTGTCGTTGAAGTAGGCCGGCACGGTGATGACCGCCTCGGTCACTTCCTCGCCGAGGTAGTCCTCGGCAGTCTTCTTCATCTTGCGCAGCACTTCGGCGGAGACCTGCGGCGGCGCGATCTTCTTGCCGCGCACTTCCACCCAGGCGTCGCCGTTGTCGGCCTTGGCGATGGTGAAGGGCATCAGGTCGATGTCCTTCTGCACTTCCTTCTCTTCGAAGCGACGGCCGATCAGGCGCTTGATCGCGAACAGGGTGTTCTTGGCGTTGGTGACCGCCTGGCGCTTGGCCGGCGCACCGCACAGGATCTCGCCGTCTTCGGCGTAGGCGACCACCGAGGGGGTCGTGCGCGCGCCTTCGGAGTTTTCGATGACCTTCGGCTTGCCGCCTTCCATCACGGAAACGCAGCTGTTGGTGGTGCCGAGGTCGATGCCGATGATCTTGCCCATGAGTGTTCCTTTTCAGTCTGTATTCGGGGGCGCAGCGGAGGTGCGCCGGTCTGGTTCGAATATGGGGTGGCGCGGACCGGTTTCAAGCGTCCGCGCGCAGATTCCTTACTGGCCCTTGGCCTTCGCCACCATCACCAGCGCCGGGCGGATGACGCGCTCGTTGAGCAGGTAGCCCTTCTGCAGCACCGTGACCACGGTGTTGGGCTCGGCGTCGGATTCGACCGCGCTGATCGCCTGGTGCTTGTTCGGGTCGAATTTCTGGTTGAGCGGGTTCTCTTCGGCGAGGTTGGCGCCCTCGAAGGCGGAGACGAGTTGCTTCAGCGTCAGCTCGACGCCCTCGCGCAGTTTCTCCACCGTCTGGTTCTCCACCGCGAGGGCGGCTTCCAGGCTGTCCTTCACCGGCAGCATCGCGGTCGCGAACTTCTCGGCGGCGAACTTGGATGCCTTGGCGATGTCGTCCTGCGCACGGCGGCGCACGTTCTCGGTCTCGGCCTTGGCGCGCAGCCAGGCGTCGTGATGCTCCGCGGCCTTGAGCTCGGCCTGGCGCAGGCTCTCTTCCAGGCTGGGCATGGTGTCTATCGTCGGATCGGCGTCGGCAACGGTCTGCGCGGCGGTAGCGGCCTGGGCTTGCAGTTCGTCGGCGGGCGGCGTCGAAGGGTTCTGTTCCTGCATGGATGGGGCTCCCGTAAATTCCTGACGCTGCTACATTGGGGTCGGCAAGGAGATTTCAAGGGTCGAAAGGCGTGTTTTTTCAGCCAGGGGTTCGATGGATGCAAACGAGTGATTTGGCTGCCTTGCCGATGCGCAATCGCGCGGAGGCCGAGGCCCTGGTGTGCCGGGTGCAGCTGGCGTTGACGGATCGTGGTGTCGCCCTGCGGGCGCCTCCGCCGGTGCCGGACAGTTGCTGCGGACGCGGCTGCAATGGCTGCGTGTGGGAGGGGTATTACGCAGCATTGCGTTTCTGGCGCGAGGATGCCATCGCGCTGCTGGCCCGATAGCGGGTCGGACGTGCGCCGATGCCCGAGGCGGGGCGGGCAGGGGGCGCGCGTGTTAATATTTCGCGTTTTGGTAAACGCGGCACGTCCGCTCCCAGCATGACTCAGTTCGCCAAGGAAACCCTGCCGATCAGCCTTGAAGAGGAGATGCGGCACTCCTACCTCGATTACGCGATGAGCGTGATCGTGGGTCGGGCACTCCCGGATGCGCGCGATGGCCTCAAGCCCGTGCACCGGCGGGTGCTGTTCGCAATGCACGAGCTGTCCAACGACTGGAACCGCGCTTACAAGAAATCGGCGCGTATCGTCGGCGACGTCATCGGTAAGTACCACCCGCATGGCGATATCGCGGTGTACGACACCATCGTGCGCATGGCACAGGACTTCTCGCTGCGCTACATGCTGGTCGATGGCCAGGGCAACTTCGGCTCGGTCGACGGCGACAACGCTGCGGCGATGCGTTACACCGAAATCCGCATGGCGCGCATCGGCCACGAGCTGCTGGCCGACATCGACAAGGAGACAGTCGACTTCGGACCGAACTACGACGGCTCGGAGAAAGAGCCGCTCGTCATGCCGGCGCGCATCCCGAACCTGTTGATCAACGGTTCGAGCGGCATTGCGGTCGGCATGGCGACCAACATCCCGCCGCACAACCTGGGCGAGGTGGTCGACGCCTGTCTGAAGCTGCTCGAAGATCCCGACACCGACATCGAGACCCTCATCGAGATCGTCAAGGCGCCGGACTTCCCGACCGCCGGCCTGATCTACGGCCTGCATGGCGTGCACGAGGGCTACCGCACCGGCCGCGGCCGCGTGATCATGCGTGCGCGCACCCATTTCGAGCCCATCGGCAAGACCGACCGCCAGGCGATCATCGTCGACGAGCTGCCTTACCAGGTGAACAAGCGCACCTTGCAGGAGCGCATGGCCGAGCTGGTCAACGAGAAGAAGATTGAGGGCATCAGCGAGATTCGCGACGAGTCCGACAAGTCGGGCATGCGCCTGGTGATCGAGTTGAAGCGTGGCGAGATGCCCGAGGTCGTGCTCAACAAGCTGTTCAAGCACACCCAGTTGCAGGACAGCTTCGGCATGAACATGGTGGCGCTGGTCGACGGCAAGCCGCGCCTGCTGAACCTCAAGCAGATGCTGGTGTGCTTCCTCGAGCACCGCCGCGAGGTCGTCACCCGCCGCACCATCTTCGAACTGCGCAAGGCGCGCGACCGCGGCCATGTGCTCGAAGGCCTGGCGGTGGCGCTGTCCAACGTGGACGAGATCATCGCGCTGATCAAGGCGGCGCCCACGCCGTCCGACGCCAAGCGCGAGCTGATGGCGCGCGAGTGGCGCTCGGCGCTGGTGGAGGAAATGCTGTCGCGTGCGCTCGCCGACAGCTACAGGCCGGAAGGGCTGGACCCGCAATACGGCCTGCAGGCCCAGGGCTACCGCCTGTCCGAAACGCAGGCCCAGGCCATCCTCGAGCTGCGCCTGCAGCGCCTGACCGGCCTCGAGCAGGACAAGATCGTCGGCGAGTATCGCGAGGTGATGGACATCATCACCGACCTGCTCGACATCCTGGCGCGCCCGGAACGCATCACCGCGATCATCGTCGAGGAGCTCGGCGCGATCCGCAACCAGTTCGGCGACCCGCGTCGTTCCGAGCTGGTGATGAACACCGCCGAGATCAACATCGAGGATCTGATCACGCCGGAGGACATGGTCGTGACCCTGTCGCACACCGGCTACTTCAAGCGCCAGCCGCTTGCCGACTACCGCGCCCAGCGCCGTGGCGGCCGCGGCAAGCAGGCGACTTCGATGAAGGACGAGGACTTCATCGACCATCTCTTCGTTGCCAACACCCACGACACCGTGCTGTGCTTCTCCAGCCGCGGGCGCTGCTACTGGCTCAAGGTGTACGAGGTGCCCGAAGGCACGCGCAACTCGCGTGGCAAGCCGATCGTCAATCTCTTCCCGTTGGTCGAAGGCGAGAAGATCACCGCCGTCTTGCCGATCAAGGAGTTCGACGAGGAACACTTCGTGTTCATGGCGACCTCTGAAGGTACGGTCAAGAAGACCGCGCTCACCGCGTTCTCGAACCCGCGCAAGGCCGGCATCATCGCGGTCAATCTCGACGACGGCGACCACCTGATCGGCGTGGCGATCACCGACGGCCAGTGCGACGTGATGCTGTTCTCCGATGCCGGCAAGGCGGTGCGCTTTGCCGAAACCGACGTACGCCCGATGGGGCGCGAGGCACGCGGCGTGCGCGGCATGATGCTGGAAGATGGTCAGGCCGTGATCGCCATGCTGGTGGCCAAGGACGAGTCGCAGTCGGTGCTGACGGCGACCGAGAACGGCTACGGCAAGCGCACGCCGGTGGCGGAATACACCCGCCACGGCCGCGGCACCAAGGGCATGATCGCGATCCAGACCAGCGACCGCAACGGCAAGCTGGTCGGCGCCGTGCTGGTCGAGCCGGCCGACGAGGTCATGCTGATTTCCACCGGCGGCGTGCTGATCCGCACCAGCGTCGAGAGCATCCGCGAGATGGGACGCTCCACCCAGGGCGTGACCCTGATCAACCTCGACGACGGTACCTTCCTCGCAAGCATCGAGAAGGTGGCCGAGTCCGAGTCGGACGAAAGCATGCGCCTGAACGGCGAGTCCGCGGAGGATGCGGACGACGGTGGTGCCGATGTGCAGGCCGATGCGCCCGAGGGCGAGGCCCCGGCCACCGGCGAAGAAGGGGACGCTTGATGAGTCGCGTGTGGAATTTCAGCGCCGGTCCTGCGGCGCTGCCCGAAGAAGTGCTGCGCCAGGCCGCCGAGGAAATGCTCGACTGGCACGGCTCGGGCATGGGCGTGATGGAGATGAGCCATCGCGGCAAGGAATTCACCGCCATCGCGGCGCAGGCCGAGGTCGACCTGCGGACGCTGCTGGCGGTGCCGGACGATTACCGCATCCTGTTCATGCAGGGCGGGGCGATTGCCGAGAATGCGATCATCCCGATGAACCTGATGGGCGACAAGCGCGTGGCCGACTATGTGGTCACGGGGTCGTGGACGCAGAAATCGCAGAAAGAGGCGCGCAAGTACGCCGAAGTGAACATCGCCGCCACGTCCGAGGCGAGCGGCTTCACCACCGTGCCGCCGGTGACGGACTGGAAGCTGTCGGCCGATCCGGCCTACGTCTTCACCTGCACCAACGAAACCATCGATGGCGTGGAGTATCCGTTCGAGCCGGATCTGGCGCAGATCGGTCGCGGCGAGGTGCCGGTGGTGGCCGACATGTCCTCGCACATCCTTTCGCGCGTGATCGACGTGTCGAAGTACGGCCTGATCTTCGGTGGCGCGCAGAAGAACATCGGTCCGGCGGGCCTGACCATCGTCATCGTGCGCGAGGACCTGCTGGGTCGCGCCATGCCGCACTGCCCGAGCGCCTTCGACTACAAGACCGTGGCCGACAACGGCTCGATGTACAACACGCCCCCGACCTACGCGATCTATATCGCAGGCCTGGTGTTCCAGTGGCTCAAGCGGCAGGGGGGCGTCGCGGCGATCGAAGCGCAGAACATCGCCAAGGCGAAGCTGCTGTACGACTTCCTCGACAGCAGTGACTTCTACGAGAACCGGGTCGATCCGGCCTGCCGCTCGCGCATGAACGTGCCGTTCTTCCTGAAGGATGAGGCGCTCAACGAGGCCTTCCTGGCGGCGGCCAAGGCGGCGGGGCTCGTGCAATTGAGGGGCCACAAGTCGGTCGGCGGCATGCGTGCGTCGATCTACAACGCCATGCCGCTTGCCGGCGTGCAGGCCCTGGTGGATTTCATGCGCGACTTCGCCGCGCGCAAGGCTTGATCGAACGGACCGAGAGCATGAGCGACGAACTGCTGAAACTGCGCAACGAAATCGACCGCCTCGACGAGGAAATCCTCGCCCGCCTGTCCGAGCGCGCACGCTGCGCGCAGCGCGTGGGCGAGGTGAAGAAGGGCAATGCGCCCTTTTACCGGCCGGAGCGCGAGGCGCAGGTGTTGCGCCGCCTGGCCGAGCTGAACCCCGGTCCGCTGCCGGCCGATGCGGTCAAGAGCGTGTTCCGCGAGATCATGTCGGTCTGCCTCGGACTCGAGCATCCGCAGCGCGTGGCCTATCTCGGGCCGGCGGGTACGTTCTCGGAAAGCGCGAGCCGCAAGCAGTTCGGCTCGGCGCCCAGCTTCATGCCGATGGCGACGATCGAGGACGTGTTCCGCGCGGTCGAGGCAGGCAACACCGACTACGGCGTCGTCCCGGTCGAGAACTCCACCGAGGGCGCGGTCAGCATCACGCTCGACCTGCTGCTGGCCAGTCCGGTGAAGGTCTGCGGCGAGGTCAATCTGCGCATTCACCAGCAGCTGATGTCGCGCGCCGACGGCATCGGCGCCGCCAAGCGCATCTACTCGCATGCGCAGTCGCTGGCGCAGTGCCACGAATGGCTCAACCGCAACCTGCCGCACCTGCCGCGCATCCCGGTGGCGAGCAATGCCGAGGCCGCGCGGCTGGCGGGCGAGGATCCGGAATCCTGCGCGATCGCCGGCGAGGCTGCCGCGCAGCTTTACGGCCTGAACATCCTGGCGCCGAACATCGAGGACGATCCGAACAACACGACGCGATTCCTGGTCATCGCCGATCATGACGCCGGCCCGTCCGGCAAGGATCGCACCTCGCTGGTGTTTTCGGCACCCAACCGCCCCGGCGCGATCCACACGCTGCTCGAGCCGCTGGCGCAGCATGGCGTGGACATGACCAAGCTGCAGTCGCGGCCGGCGCAGTCCGGATTGTGGGAATACGTTTTCTACGCCGACATCCAGGGTCACCAGTGCGACCCGGCGGTGGCGGCTGCCTTGAAGGCGTTGGGCGAGCGCGCCGCCTTCCTGAAGGTGCTGGGCTCCTATCCCGTCGCAGCAATTTGACCCTGCGGGCGGCCCGCCGCCGCCCGCCCACCCTGACGAACGAACACGGCCGCGTGCCACGAGGAGATTGCCATGAGCGTTGCGAGCCATGCCCCCGATCACATTCGCGCCATCACGCCCTACCAGCCGGGCAAGCCGATTTCCGAACT
This genomic window from Thauera humireducens contains:
- the dnaJ gene encoding molecular chaperone DnaJ, translated to MSKRDYYEVLGVNRDAGDDEIKKAYRKLAMKFHPDRNPDNKEAEEKFKEAKEAYEMLSDPQKKAAYDRYGHAGVDPSMGGGGQGFEGGFADAFGDIFGDLFGGGRGGRSNVYRGADLRYNLEITLEEAARGAEKTIRIPTVEECGTCHGSGAKPGTQPKTCPTCNGHGQVRVQQGFFSIQQTCPKCHGSGKIIPDPCRDCGGAGRVKKHKTLEVKIPAGIDEGMRLRHAGHGEPGVNGGPPGDLYVEIHIRKHAVFERDHDDLHCEMPISITTAALGGEIEIPTLEGMARLKIPAETQSGKVFRLRGKGIKNVRSHVHGDLLCHVVIETPVNLTERQKELLREFEEISSGNADRHNPKAKGWMDKVRDFFGN
- the dnaK gene encoding molecular chaperone DnaK, translated to MGKIIGIDLGTTNSCVSVMEGGKPKVIENSEGARTTPSVVAYAEDGEILCGAPAKRQAVTNAKNTLFAIKRLIGRRFEEKEVQKDIDLMPFTIAKADNGDAWVEVRGKKIAPPQVSAEVLRKMKKTAEDYLGEEVTEAVITVPAYFNDSQRQATKDAGRIAGLEVKRIINEPTAAALAFGMDKKPGDSKIAVYDLGGGTFDISIIEIADLDGEHQFEVLATNGDTFLGGEDFDQRIIDYIVTEFKKEQGVDLKNDVLALQRLKEAAEKAKIELSSGQQTEINLPYITADASGPKHLAIKITRAKFEALVEDLIERSIEPCRIALKDAGLKVSDIDDVILVGGQTRMPKVIDKVKEFFGKEPRRDVNPDEAVAVGASIQGGVLQGEVKDVLLLDVTPLSLGIETLGGVMTKLIQKNTTIPTKASQVFSTADDNQSAVTIHVLQGEREMASGNKSLGQFNLSDIPPAPRGMPQIEVTFDIDANGILHVSAKDKATGKENKIKIQANSGLSDEEVERMVRDAEAHAEEDKKAHELVDARNQCDALIHSTKKALGEYGDKLSDDEKSKIEAAIKDAEEAIKSGDKDSIEAKSQALATAAQKLGEQMYAQAQAEGGAQGAAGGQQTGGKADDADVVDAEFTEVKDKK
- the grpE gene encoding nucleotide exchange factor GrpE — its product is MQEQNPSTPPADELQAQAATAAQTVADADPTIDTMPSLEESLRQAELKAAEHHDAWLRAKAETENVRRRAQDDIAKASKFAAEKFATAMLPVKDSLEAALAVENQTVEKLREGVELTLKQLVSAFEGANLAEENPLNQKFDPNKHQAISAVESDAEPNTVVTVLQKGYLLNERVIRPALVMVAKAKGQ
- a CDS encoding oxidoreductase-like domain-containing protein yields the protein MQTSDLAALPMRNRAEAEALVCRVQLALTDRGVALRAPPPVPDSCCGRGCNGCVWEGYYAALRFWREDAIALLAR
- the gyrA gene encoding DNA gyrase subunit A, whose product is MTQFAKETLPISLEEEMRHSYLDYAMSVIVGRALPDARDGLKPVHRRVLFAMHELSNDWNRAYKKSARIVGDVIGKYHPHGDIAVYDTIVRMAQDFSLRYMLVDGQGNFGSVDGDNAAAMRYTEIRMARIGHELLADIDKETVDFGPNYDGSEKEPLVMPARIPNLLINGSSGIAVGMATNIPPHNLGEVVDACLKLLEDPDTDIETLIEIVKAPDFPTAGLIYGLHGVHEGYRTGRGRVIMRARTHFEPIGKTDRQAIIVDELPYQVNKRTLQERMAELVNEKKIEGISEIRDESDKSGMRLVIELKRGEMPEVVLNKLFKHTQLQDSFGMNMVALVDGKPRLLNLKQMLVCFLEHRREVVTRRTIFELRKARDRGHVLEGLAVALSNVDEIIALIKAAPTPSDAKRELMAREWRSALVEEMLSRALADSYRPEGLDPQYGLQAQGYRLSETQAQAILELRLQRLTGLEQDKIVGEYREVMDIITDLLDILARPERITAIIVEELGAIRNQFGDPRRSELVMNTAEINIEDLITPEDMVVTLSHTGYFKRQPLADYRAQRRGGRGKQATSMKDEDFIDHLFVANTHDTVLCFSSRGRCYWLKVYEVPEGTRNSRGKPIVNLFPLVEGEKITAVLPIKEFDEEHFVFMATSEGTVKKTALTAFSNPRKAGIIAVNLDDGDHLIGVAITDGQCDVMLFSDAGKAVRFAETDVRPMGREARGVRGMMLEDGQAVIAMLVAKDESQSVLTATENGYGKRTPVAEYTRHGRGTKGMIAIQTSDRNGKLVGAVLVEPADEVMLISTGGVLIRTSVESIREMGRSTQGVTLINLDDGTFLASIEKVAESESDESMRLNGESAEDADDGGADVQADAPEGEAPATGEEGDA
- the serC gene encoding 3-phosphoserine/phosphohydroxythreonine transaminase produces the protein MSRVWNFSAGPAALPEEVLRQAAEEMLDWHGSGMGVMEMSHRGKEFTAIAAQAEVDLRTLLAVPDDYRILFMQGGAIAENAIIPMNLMGDKRVADYVVTGSWTQKSQKEARKYAEVNIAATSEASGFTTVPPVTDWKLSADPAYVFTCTNETIDGVEYPFEPDLAQIGRGEVPVVADMSSHILSRVIDVSKYGLIFGGAQKNIGPAGLTIVIVREDLLGRAMPHCPSAFDYKTVADNGSMYNTPPTYAIYIAGLVFQWLKRQGGVAAIEAQNIAKAKLLYDFLDSSDFYENRVDPACRSRMNVPFFLKDEALNEAFLAAAKAAGLVQLRGHKSVGGMRASIYNAMPLAGVQALVDFMRDFAARKA
- the pheA gene encoding prephenate dehydratase; protein product: MSDELLKLRNEIDRLDEEILARLSERARCAQRVGEVKKGNAPFYRPEREAQVLRRLAELNPGPLPADAVKSVFREIMSVCLGLEHPQRVAYLGPAGTFSESASRKQFGSAPSFMPMATIEDVFRAVEAGNTDYGVVPVENSTEGAVSITLDLLLASPVKVCGEVNLRIHQQLMSRADGIGAAKRIYSHAQSLAQCHEWLNRNLPHLPRIPVASNAEAARLAGEDPESCAIAGEAAAQLYGLNILAPNIEDDPNNTTRFLVIADHDAGPSGKDRTSLVFSAPNRPGAIHTLLEPLAQHGVDMTKLQSRPAQSGLWEYVFYADIQGHQCDPAVAAALKALGERAAFLKVLGSYPVAAI